ttgtttgtttgtttgttttttttttttttttttaagatttacatGGGTCATGGGCTGGTCGGATGATGGGCAGGGGTTTAtatttttgggaggggggtCGAGCTAAAACTAAGGGGGGGCCTAagctcttttctcttttttttttttggaaaattttagctgctaaattttttttttttttttgggcccaaGGGGGGCCCGGGCCCTCTTTGCCCCCCTCCTAGGTCCGTCCCTGTATGAAGGAATTATCGGGATTACTACCTCCCCGACTTGCCTATCCTCATGCCATTGACTCTCATCACAGTACCTAATTCCTACTCCTGGAGGGATACTTTAACGAGCCCTAAAGCTTTCTATCCCCTTAGAATCTACTAAACTCTTAAATCTACCCATTTCTAGAAAAGGCTGGGAAAACTTAAGAGATTGAGAAAGGAAATTAGAAtcgaggagaaaaagaaagaacgtGAAGAAAAGAGGAGGGTGTAGAAAATTAAAGAGTAAAAGTGCAAGAAGACTTACGGAAAGAGTAAAGGTGTCCTCGGATGGGTCCTTAGTATTTGTAAGGGCTCAAGAAAGTTGAAAAAGTGTGCAAGTTCAAGGTATGAGCGCTAGAACGAAATGAATGCTAGAGTGAGGAAAAAAGTTAatttaatagatatttatacCAAGGTGAGAGCAGAGAGCGGGAAAGTTCCCGCTCAATTCCCAACAAAGCCCTCAACCTTACGATTCGCATCATGCCATAGAACGTGGGGGACAAAGAGCCGCCAGAATTTAATAAGGATGTGCCTCGAATGCTGCAGCACCAGGAGCGCATCTTGGGCAGACCAAAGGGCGTCTTCGTAAGTAGAAGAAGAGCGAAATAGGCACAGAGCTATTTTAGAGACATCGAGATCCTCCTTTCTTCTCGAGGAGCCAGAAAGGGGAGTCTTGAGGGGTTATTGTAGGGCCCTTGGGCCCAAAAgttcattatttattcatatattgggcctgtggcccaagcCGAGAACGAGGATCTGCCCGAGGAGGAGATGTCTTTGTCAGAGGAGATTGCGCTGATAAATAAAAGGTGGGGTTTGATCTTAATGGCTCTGGAAAGTGTGCCAAGGATGAAAAGTTCCTCAGCCGAACTTGGTCGAGGTCCTGGAAGATGGTTTGACAACAAGGATGATAACTCCTGAAATTTAGTTGGGGTGGACGAGTACTGCAGAGATATAAGATAAGGATGAGCCCCAAAATATCTGGGGAGAAAACTGCTACCTCCGTATTAAATCCACTACAGCCAATCccctggctgcattaatgtagAAATGATACCTGAACAATgtatttcagccttacagctattaCCTGAGGACTTATGAGAAgtgctaatgggacaagtatcagccctaatGATCTAGCATACAGatggaaggtggagatgaaaagGGGGGAgggtataaaagaagaaggagaaaacaAGAGATTGAGGATCggaaatagagaaaagaaatattGTAGCAATACCCAATCAAACTTGTAACATTATCTGAGAGCATTATATAAGCACTATTGTTCTCGGACTTTGCCAAGGAtgttctttcttcattttacaGTTGTCCATTATTCATCTTTTTATCACCAAACCTATCTAGCTCATTGTTTGACCAACTAAAGCCtagttttctaactcatttctttacaaatttattgttttgggctctttgggcctaagtccatcaCCATTTGGGTCAGGAATTCAAATTAGGTCCTTACAGtaagttttatataataaaatttatataaatatatatatatatattttgaaaaaacataattatcTAAAAAGATCATGGACATTCATTATTGTTCGCTGTCATAGAGATCATCTAAGAAGATCatgacatttattatttttggctaTCATTTGATTTGTCTTCTTCTAACCACCATTACATACTACTATGAAAGGTATTGGAGACTTAACGTAACGATTCATCAACTCATCTGGTCACACAGGAACAAAACCAGATTACAGGAACAATCGTTACCTCTTGACTGCATGAGGGAAGCGGTTTGCAAGTATCTTCAGCTCTTCAACTCTTGCCGTGGCCAACCTCGTACCATAAAACAAATAAGAAGACGCAGATGGCAACCACCGAAACCAGGCGAGTATAAAATCAACTTTGACGGAGCGATGTTCAGTTAAGAAGACGCAGATGGCAACCACCGAAACCATGCGAATATAAAATCAACTTTGACGGAGCGATGTtcagtgaagaagatgaagcagGACTTGGCATCGTGGTCTGGGACTCAGCAGGTCAGGTTCTGGCGTCTTTggctgaaaaaaaataaaaaaaccacgTTCAGTGGAGTGCTTGGAGATGATAGCAGCGAGATGGGCTGTGATTTTCGCAAAGGAAATTGGATTGCAGCAGTCCCGCTTTGAAGGTGACTCAGAGACTACTATAAAGGCACACAGGGTTATATATATGCTATTTTCATCTTTTGGTTACATAGTTGGGGATATCCTAATTTATGCTAACTCCTTGaggtgtttttctttttctcacatGGTAAAGAAAGACAATGTTGTGGCTCATGTCTTAATTCAGGGAGTAAAATTGTCTTTTTCTTGATTAGTTTGAATGGAAATTATTTCATCAGGTGTAGATGCTTTTGTTTATGCTGATTTTTCAGcttcttaataaaattcaaggcatagttttttttctaaaaaaaaaaaaaaaaaaaaaaaaaaaaaaaaaaaaaaactcatcaagtATTAACTTCATTACCTTTTCTCACAAAATAAAGTATTAACTTCGTTACCATGTTTACATTTTTCAATGaccaaaattttttctcttaattaaGAAATGAGATTTGGTAAGGGCTATATCCACCGTGCATTAACACTTTCAGTTATAGGAAGAATAAGAGTAAAAGAATGAATAGGACTCTATGACTCATTTAAATAAATGGACCCACTCCATCTCTCTTAAACTGTTCATTTAGGCTCTTTCACCCAAGGTTTGAGACTCGTTCAGTGAGTCAGTGATTGTATTACCTTTCATTCTTAATTTCCAGGAAAAGTAAGTGACTAAGTTAATTAGTTAGTGACTAAGTTCGTTGTTCTAATGCACCATAAAGAATAGCCATTTGATTTGCAATCATATatgttactcttttttttttttttttttttggtgagagatattttttaatatataatatccACCCCTAATGATGACAAAAATCTAATCTCAAGTCTCTTATTCGAGAataagaaactttaccagttgagctaatcaGAATTCACGTATATATTATCTTGTAACCTATACATTAGTATgatgtatttattaaaaaaaaaaaaaaaaaaaaatatggtagaaaaataaatataattttacacAAAAGATACAATGCTTTGGCAAGTCTAAAAGAACAAATCTTTTAGGCCTTTTCAACTTAATTTTGAGGTTAAAAACACACATTTTCctcacttacaaaaaaaaaataaactctagtAAAGTGTATGCAAAGacattcttttttgtttctgattttcttttgttatttttttattttaataatttgacaaTTACAAAAACGGTGAATGAGGGATTTGAACTTTGtcattttcattgaaaatgCTAGGAGGTGCTGATTGACATTTTCAattgcacatatatatatatatatatatatatatatattaatatgtaaagtttagagaaatttcaattagaatccaattttgcgtcatgtgtctaaatttatgtgaggaccacaccataattatctatttaatatatatatattaatatgtaaagtttagagaaatttcaattagaatccaattttgcgtcatgtgtctaaatttatgtgaggACCACACCATAATTATCTATTTAACTTTGAACTATGtatccacttaaatttttttaatttttgtaccaagtgagttaatgagtgcaaaatactaagattGTAATGTTAAGGaactattgaattaaaaaaaaaaaaaaaaaaaaaaaacgaatgacatatactcaataaaaatcaccgttgtcagtttctttaagaccttctcccctctcctgtttgtgtgttaaaaatacttagtattctaaaaagaaaaaaaaatcaccacatgttctatcctattaaaaattagaaaaaaaaaatatcataagtagtattaaatttaagtaagaattttaatatgtgactaattatgtttactttaaaaaaaattgactaattatttatatttttatgataaaaattgtgtttgattttaaatgtatttataaGTATGCATTAATGCATGTGGTACATACTATTTGTTtcttaataatttgactaattatgtataattttataccaagtgagttaatgagtgcaaaatactaagaatctaattttaatgaactataaaattttttaaaaaattacatatactcaataaaaatcaccacacgttctatcttattaaaaattagaaaaaaaaatgatcataagtagtattaaatttaggtaagaattttaatatgtaactttttgaaaaaaataatttgactaattatttatatttttatgataaaattgtgtttaattttaaatgtatttatctgtatgcattaatgcatgtgttacatgtttttttttaagagtaatgctacatatacaaactattttacaacatttttacaaactactgatgatgtggctttagcatttttcaaatagttattgtaagtaaaaatgtgatgttagtaatGAGTTCATATTAGAAGTAGtaagaatttgtcacatcagcagtttgtaaaaatattataaaatagtttgtataattgtatctgtagcattactctttttttaataatttgactaattatttactatatttttataataattagtCTAATGAGCTGTTAACTCATTAATAATGCTATGCGTTACTTTTATGTCTAATTTTGGTGTTACAGCGAACATAATTTATaaacaatattaataaaaaataattttatagagcttttataaactatttataaattatttataaaaaataatttttttaataatttgactaattatttactatatttttataataactagTCTAATGAGTTGTTAACTCATTAATAATGCTATGTGTTACTTTTATGTCTAATTTTGGTGTTACAGCGAACATAATTTATaaacattatttataaaaaataattttatagagcttttataaactatttataaattatttataaaaaatattttttttaataatttgactaattatttactatatttttataataattagtCTAATGAGCTGTTAACTCATttagagcatccgtagcagatgttccaaaaattatgtcattttaccacatcaaatgcctactttattattttaccacatcattttacaacattccatttatcagatgttttataattcaattatatacattaaaataatatttactacacattaaaataatatttactactcatcaacacaataaacaaacaacaaataatataccACATATCTTCCGTACCGTGGCAAATTGGACAACAAATAATATGCCACGGTACTGttcaatgttgcaaaaaaaaaaaacaatatcccaCATCTACTAAATGGGCTAAAATTGGgtttggtgtgggatatgtgccaaatatttagcatttggcacatatcccacatctagTGTGGGTGCTCTTAATGCTATGTGTTACTTTTATGTCTAATTTTGGTGTAACAGCGAACATAATTTATaaacattatttataaaaaataattttatagagcttttataaactatttataaattatttataaaaaataattaatgagtTAACAGCATCACAGGAAACAGCTCATTAACCCAccactatttataaaaaaattatttataatgctaTATGTGTTACATGTACTTTTATAGAGCTTTTAGAAGGAGATAACAATTCGATGCCAAGTTGGatcaaaatctttaaatttAGATGGAATTTTGAACCAGTCTGAGCTGTTAATGAGTTTTGGTGGTACACAAGTATCCAGAAACAAGGGGCCAGACCATTGGTTTATTAGTAgtaatgtattttaaaaatcctttAAGATTTCCAAATATAGCTCCCTATtagttaattttgaaaatattttcatatgatTTAAATCAAGACTCCCATTCAAACGCTGTAGCCAATAGCCACACACGTCTTTTGACTTTCttggaaaaaaatgaaaggaaagaaagataaaaatggTAAGACATTGCAAGATGCCATTGAATGGCAGTAATACATTGGCAGCAATTAGCCAATTGCTGCacttatttccaaaaatacatTCATAAGACAACCGACCTGTAGGCTATTATTGATCACAATTTTCccactcataattttttttgtccggttaatatttttactatatCTATTAAAggattatttttaacaaaattttaatagcaTTTTTATGAAAGAAATAGTTAATAGATATTTTAAGTGtattggtataaaaaaaaattttaattttttataaaaaaaataactgaattttttgacaaatttttatattttataaaaattgtatcaaaacttttttaaattgattCATTAACAAATGCTCACCtattatcataatatttttaagaaatataaaatatcttgaaaataatccgtttttttaataaattttttcaaaagaaattaaaaaaatatttcttgaaCCTTGCCTAtgttaactttttccttttttatatttttaatttactattattactcttttttttttttttttttttttttttttttaaactttgtgATGAGTAAGTGTGTACACGTACTTACTCAATAATAGACTGCTAGGCACCATACTAATAAATGATCTCTCACACGCGTACACTACAAAGAGATTGAGAATAATCATTCCAACCCAAGATCCGCAAAATGGGTCTAACGGAGAAGAacgaggaggaggaggagatgaACAGGAGAAAGGAGGATGATCCAGAAGAAGCAGCAGCCAAGGAGTCATTGTCCATAGAGCAAATCTTCGCTAGCAAAGAGGTGCCTCCATGGCAAAAGCAGGTGACTATAAGAGCCTTGGTGGTGAGCTTCGTGTTGTCTATTCTGTTCACCTTCATAGTGATGAAGCTGAACCTGACCACTGGGATTATACCGTCCCTCAACGTGTCTGCTGGGCTTTTGGGGTTCTTCTTCATCAAGACTTGGACCAAGTTGGTTCAGAAATCTGGGATGTTAAAGCAGCCCTTTACAAGGCAAGAGAACACTGTTATTCAGACCTGCGTTGTCGCCTCTTCTGGCATTGCTTTTAGCGGTATGGGCTTCTCTCTttacaatacatatatatatatatatatatatatatatatatatatataactgctTTTCGTTAATATTAATGTTTGATCtgaaatatatatgtgtgtggttTTTCATTTCATGttgtcaaaaaatatttttgaaacctATCCTAAATCCTAATCCACAAAGTCAGATTTCTTTATGctcaaacaaatatattttcttttgaatatggTATTATTTACCATAATTCTTCTTATAGAAAGCAGATTATAGAAAACCACTGAATTACAACGCTCTCAATATGTAAACATGATTGTTTTTATTACTATTGTAATTTGAATGATATCATATCATGCTTTGGCGTTGGTTTTTAAAGTTTGTTGAAGCTACTGGAACTGGGATTTCATTTCTTGGAACTCGGCCCTTTAAGGCTTTAACGGTGGTTTCCCATTTTTTGGGGGTGAGAATATGAATATTATGTTCAGGGGTACAGAGTTGAAACTTGATatataatttacaaaataaataaaagtactACAATTGAAAAATGgtaatcataattaatttagcATGGATGTTAAagaattatgagaaaaattgtgatttaattGGACCATGATCCTTGGCCACGTGACCCTTATGACGTGAGTTAATATTCCACAATTGTGGGTCCCTAGTTGGTTGGTTCAATTCACAATTGTACAGCCTCTACTTTTTAGAATCAGAAATATTGTCAGACAATAATAGATAGAAGTGGGAAAGAGAAGTGCCTTTTTTTAGATATGGGGGGAAAGTAGTTCCGTACGTAAAGTAAAGAAAGCTATGAATGAAACCAAACTAACCAAAAATATGTGAACTTTAATGGCTTACGAAAAGGATAAAAGGATAAACAATTCAATGGTATCCGATCCTCTAACCGTGTGATATGGCTGCATCTATTCTAAGATAGGGGAGTATTACATTGTTATTtattaatagataaaaaataaataaaaaaaagtgtgaagCTCAGGTTAgattagagtaaaatttttattttgtataaaaaaaaatagataaaaaataataaaaattaaaataaagaggGCATAGTAATTATTAaagattattatatttttaaaaaattgtttggaTGTTTGTGGGGGCGGGGGAGGGGAGGAAGGGAAATGATCATATTACTATTATAAACTTTGAATAAGTTAaatattttggtttgttttggtaaattacattttaccactCAAATTAACATTTAACGATTGCTTCCCATTAAATGCCTCgtctattataaattatttttaatttatatttattttattatttttttaaagtataaataTACTTTTATTCAACTTTAATTTTTAGTCTTAATATTATGAAgattgatgataatgatgatgatgagcaTTGTAATTTCATTTAGTTCTACTTAACACcagataatgatgatgatgagcaTTGTAATTTCATTTAGTTCTACTTAACACCATAAAAAAGGTACTTATTTTCCTTACACGAGTGCTAGACTTTGGATTACTAACTGGCCATCTTTGGCAAATATCGAAAGGCATTTTCATTGATTAGTTTGTTTCAAAGAGAGTTTAATCCCTAACATATATTTCGATTCAGTTCAAAGGACTATAACATCAGGTGAAGCAGATATGCTATTTTAGTCAGATTTCCTACtggagagagagatttgttAGGGGGATGATGAATCTTCTAAATAATTAAGATATGATTGTATGCAACATTCAAGATTTGTAGTAGCCTACATGGAGGATTTTGAATATCTTGTAAAGGATAGAATCCTTAAGTTTGTGTCAATCatactcaaaatttaaattgcaTTCATATGAGAAACATGCAATCTTTTTACCAGGTCATATCTTGCTAAACTATCTTTTGTTGAGTTTGAATGAGCAGGCGGCTTCGGTAGTTACCTCTTCGGAATGAGTGAAGTTGTTGCTAAACAATCTTCAGAAGCTACCAGTGCAAAAGATATTAAGAACCCAGCATTAGGATGGATAATTgggtttatttttgttgttagcTTTCTTGGCCTCTTCTCGGTGGTGCCTCTTCGAAAGGTAACATACAAAGAACCCAGTACTACTAGTCAAGAGCCATTTCTTGACCAATACATATCTCAACAACTGCTTGACTTGTTGGCATACTTTTCTGTTAGTTTCTACTACTATAAGTTCATACGTATTTAAATCCGCAACATGCCTTTCTATCTCTCTGTATTCCTCCATGAATTACACATTGGGGTTGATTCAAAGGTGAAAGTGTTTTTAAGaggaattagggtttttttttgggcttaaaaacCTTTTTCAATGGTCTTAGCAAAACTAGCATTGGATTTTTTTGGGGGTTCAGTTTATGGAAGAGTAAAAATAGCATAGAGTGCTTTGGCCTACGACATATTGGAATTCAAAATCTTCGGAGATGGGAGAAAGAACCCATAAATTTGGGAGATTATTTTGCAAATATGTTATATAACCATGAGTATGTCAATCACCATGAGTTATAGTATAGTTGAaacttccttctccttttataatggGATAAAGGTTGAGGTCCTGGATCAAAACTCATTGAATGCGTGTTTTAACTtactaatataaaaaatcacGGGTTTGTCAATCAATATATGAAGTTGACATTTTTATTGCAAAGAGAAGGAACAAAAGTTCATACATAAGAATTATCCTCCATCGCTTGATCATACTTTTCATTTATGATTTATCTCATCTCTCTGAAGTCAAATCCATGAAAGTAaggcatttttttattatatatatatatatatatatagtagttgGGGTTGACTTTTGCCATGCATATATCCATGAACATGTGTAATATAAAATGACATTATGATTGAATCCGGTTTCATTTCCAACTTCTAACTTTTTATATCCTCTATACTTTTTGAATATATCTAATGTACAATATGGCACAGATTATGATCATCGACTTCAAATTGACATATCCAAGTGGCACTGCAACTGCCCATCTTATCAACAGCTTTCACACGCCTCAGGGTGCCAAGCTAGCAAAGTGAGGCCATGACACTCCTCATCAAAACACTTTCCTTTGTAATTTATTTCATAAACACATTAACTGGGTGATAACAATTTTTTACCATTATTTCATTATAGAAAACAAGTGAGAGCATTGGGCAAGTTCTTCTCCTTTAGCTTTCTTTGGGGTTTCTTCCAATGGTTCTTCACTGCAGGTGATGACTGTGGATTTGTAAGCTTCCCTACTTTTGGTCTCAAAGCCTATGAGAACAAGTATGTAACTCTCCTTTAGTACTTGTATTCAAgtatacatttttataattcaTATGCTGAGGAAATCTAGAGAATGAGTATTGAGTTGCAATTGTTTTAATTGGATGGTACAATGATACTAATGTTGATTCTATTCATGCTTCTCGTGTGAAGAAGAAATTTGATACCCAACAACACGTATCAAACTATCAATAAACAATTAGCTATGTTTATTGGGTAATTCATTTGGTTCTTATCTTTGTTTAAGCTTGGTGGTCAAAATGGTGTTAAATAAATGATAAGGGCATTTGGTGTTCCTCTCAACTCTAGTcgtttatctttattttaattttgagtttttgtggAAATCCAGGTTCTACTTTGATTTCTCAGCTACTTATGTTGGTGTTGGAATGATCTGTCCATATCTAATTAACATATCTCTACTTGTTGGAGCAATTCTTTCATGGGGTATCATGTGGCCTCTCATAGATAACAAAAAGGGCTCTTGGTACTCTGCAGATCTCAGCCCAAGTAGCCTACATGGCCTGCAAGGTTACAAGGTAACTCATCTTAATTTCCATGTTAATAAGTACAATAATGCTAAGACACAACATACATAACTTGTTGAATTGCTAAGATGTAACGTCACTTTCACTAGCATCACGTTTATTTTGCACCAATCCAATCTCCCACCTCAACAGTTgggaaaatgttatgaaatttgttgtttcTTTAGACTCATTATAAAAAGCCTATGGTATTAATTGCTGGCATTAAGAAGGCTTTATGAGCTTCTGCTTCTTTCCTCTTTGTTGTAGGTCTTCATAGCTATAGCCATGATCCTTGGTGATGGCCTCTACAATTTCCTTAAAGTCCTTAGTCGAACTCTATTGGGTTTGTATAAACAACTAAGTAAGAAAGACTCAGGTGTAGTTATCCCTGTAGCAGGTAACTCCTCCCCTCAGAATACTCCGTCACAGTCTTATGATGACCAAATTCGGACCCAACTATTTCTCAAGGACCAGATTCCATTATGGCTTGCCATAGCTGGTTATGTGACTATAGCAATTATATCTGCTGCAACACTTCCCCATATATTTCATCAGCTCAAATGGTACTACATTGTTGTTATTTACATCATAGCACCACCATTAGCCTTTTGCAATGCTTATGGTTGTGGGCTGACAGACTGGTCCCTAGCATCCACATATGGAAAGCTAGCTATCTTCACGATTGGTGCATGGGCAGGTGCTTCTCAAGGTGGAGTTCTCGCAGGTC
This DNA window, taken from Quercus robur chromosome 2, dhQueRobu3.1, whole genome shotgun sequence, encodes the following:
- the LOC126714029 gene encoding probable metal-nicotianamine transporter YSL7; translation: MGLTEKNEEEEEMNRRKEDDPEEAAAKESLSIEQIFASKEVPPWQKQVTIRALVVSFVLSILFTFIVMKLNLTTGIIPSLNVSAGLLGFFFIKTWTKLVQKSGMLKQPFTRQENTVIQTCVVASSGIAFSGGFGSYLFGMSEVVAKQSSEATSAKDIKNPALGWIIGFIFVVSFLGLFSVVPLRKIMIIDFKLTYPSGTATAHLINSFHTPQGAKLAKKQVRALGKFFSFSFLWGFFQWFFTAGDDCGFVSFPTFGLKAYENKFYFDFSATYVGVGMICPYLINISLLVGAILSWGIMWPLIDNKKGSWYSADLSPSSLHGLQGYKVFIAIAMILGDGLYNFLKVLSRTLLGLYKQLSKKDSGVVIPVAGNSSPQNTPSQSYDDQIRTQLFLKDQIPLWLAIAGYVTIAIISAATLPHIFHQLKWYYIVVIYIIAPPLAFCNAYGCGLTDWSLASTYGKLAIFTIGAWAGASQGGVLAGLAACGVMMNIVSTASDLMQDFKTGYMTLASPRSMFVSQIIGTAMGCVISPCVFWLFYKAFNGLGTPDSEYPAPFALVYRNMSILGVQGFSALPKHCLTLCYVFFIAAVVINGIRDAVGKKRASYIPLPMAMAIPFYLGSYFAIDMCVGSFILYVWGKLNKAKADAFGPAVASGLICGDGIWTLPSSILALAGVNPPICMKFLSRGTNVKVDGFLAS